CACGGCCCAGACTCCTACGGGAGGCAGCAGTAGGGAATCTTCCGCAATGGACGAAAGTCTGACGGAGCAACGCCGCGTGAGTGAAGAAGGTTTTCGGATCGTAAAGCTCTGTTGTCAGGGAAGAACAAGTACCATAGTAACTGATGGTACCTTGACGGTACCTGACCAGAAAGCCACGGCTAACTACGTGCCAGCAGCCGCGGTAATACGTAGGTGGCAAGCGTTGTCCGGAATTATTGGGCGTAAAGCGCGCGCAGGTGGTTCCAAAAGTCTGATGTGAAAGCCCCCGGCTCAACCGGGGAGGGTCATTGGAAACTGGGGAACTTGAGTGCAGGAGAGGAAAGTGGAATTCCACGTGTAGCGGTGAAATGCGTAGATATGTGGAGGAACACCAGTGGCGAAGGCGACTTTCTGGCCTGTAACTGACACTGAGGCGCGAAAGCGTGGGGAGCAAACAGGATTAGATACCCTGGTAGTCCACGCCGTAAACGATGAGTGCTAAGTGTTGGGGGGTTTCCGCCCCTCAGTGCTGCAGCTAACGCATTAAGCACTCCGCCTGGGGAGTACGGCCGCAAGGCTGAAACTCAAAGGAATTGACGGGGGCCCGCACAAGCGGTGGAGCATGTGGTTTAATTCGAAGCAACGCGAAGAACCTTACCAGGTCTTGACATCCCGGTGACCGCACTGGAGACAGTGTTTTCCCTTCGGGGACAACGGTGACAGGTGGTGCATGGTTGTCGTCAGCTCGTGTCGTGAGATGTTGGGTTAAGTCCCGCAACGAGCGCAACCCTTGATCTTAGTTGCCAGCATTCAGTTGGGCACTCTAAGGTGACTGCCGGTGACAAACCGGAGGAAGGTGGGGATGACGTCAAATCATCATGCCCCTTATGACCTGGGCTACACACGTGCTACAATGGACGATACAAAGGGCTGCGAGACCGCGAGGTTTAGCCAATCCCATAAAATCGTTCTCAGTTCGGATTGTAGGCTGCAACTCGCCTACATGAAGCTGGAATCGCTAGTAATCGCGGATCAGCATGCCGCGGTGAATACGTTCCCGGGCCTTGTACACACCGCCCGTCACACCACGAGAGTTTGTAACACCCGAAGTCGGTGAGGTAACCTTTTGGAGCCAGCCGCCTAAGGTGGGACAGATGATTGGGGTGAAGTCGTAACAAGGTAGCCGTATCGGAAGGTGCGGCTGGATCACCTCCTTTCTAAGGATATTGTGACTGACTCTTCGGGTCAGATCGCAAACACAGGTTGACCGTTTGGTTGTTTAGTTTTGAAGGTTTAACCTTCAAAACACTGATTTTCCTCTTGTTTCTTCTATTAAGAGACGCGTGAGAAGAAAACAGCTCGTTCCTTGAAAACTGGATAACGACATCAAAGTAAGAAAAGATAACCGAGAATCGCCATCTTAGGGTTTTCTATATGAAAACTTTTTAAGAAAGACCTTTTTAACTAGGTTAAGTTAATAAGGGCGCACGGTGGATGCCTTGGCACTAGGAGCCGATGAAGGACGGTACGAACACCGATATGCTTCGGGGAGCTGTAAGTAAGCTGTGATCCGGAGATTTCCGAATGGGGGAACCCCTTATCCGTAATGGGATATGATCTTCCGCTGAATACATAGGCGGTTGAAGGCAGACCCAGGGAACTGAAACATCTAAGTACCTGGAGGAAGAGAAAGCAAATGCGATTCCCTGAGTAGCGGCGAGCGAAACGGGAACAGCCCAAACCGAAAGGCTTGCCTTTCGGGGTTGTAGGACACTCTATACGGAGTTACAAAGGAAGCGGTTAGACGAAGCGGTCTGGAAAGGCCCATCACAGAAGGTAACAATCCTGTAGTCGAAAGCTGTTTCTCTCCAGAGTGGATCCTGAGTACGGCGGAACACGTGAAATTCCGTCGGAATCCGGGAGGACCATCTCCCAAGGCTAAATACTCCCTAGTGACCGATAGTGAACCAGTACCGTGAGGGAAAGGTGAAAAGCACCCCGGAAGGGGAGTGAAATAGATCCTGAAACCGTGTGCCTACAAGTAGTCAGAGCCCGTTAACGGGTGATGGCGTGCCTTTTGTAGAATGAACCGGCGAGTTACGATTTGATGCAAGGTTAAGCGAAAGCGGAGCCGCAGCGAAAGCGAGTCTGAATAGGGCGAATGAGTATCAGGTTGTAGACCCGAAACCAGGTGATCTACCCATGTCCAGGGTGAAGATGAGGTAACACTCATTGGAGGCCCGAACCCACGCACGTTGAAAAGTGCGGGGATGAGGTGTGGGTAGCGGAGAAATTCCAATCGAACCTGGAGATAGCTGGTTCTCTCCGAAATAGCTTTAGGGCTAGCCTCATGTAGTAAGAGTCTTGGAGGTAGAGCACTGTTTGGACTAGGGGCCCCCAACGGGTTACCGAATTCAGACAAACTCCGAATGCCAAAGACTTATCCATGGGAGTCAGACTGCGAGTGATAAGATCCGTAGTCGAAAGGGAAACAGCCCAGACCACCAGCTAAGGTCCCCAAGTAATCGTTAAGTGGAAAAGGATGTGGGGTTGCTTAGACAACCAGGATGTTGGCTTAGAAGCAGCCACCATTTAAAGAGTGCGTAATAGCTCACTGGTCGAGTGACCCTGCGCCGAAAATGTACCGGGGCTAAACGATTCACCGAAGCTGTGGATGAATCTCTTATGAGATTCGTGGTAGGAGAGCGTTCTAAACGCTGTGAAGTCAGACCGGAAGGACTGGTGGAGCATTTAGAAGTGAGAATGCCGGTATGAGTAGCGAAAGAAGAGTGAGAATCTCTTCCACCAAATGCCTAAGGTTTCCTGAGGAAGGCTCGTCCGCTCAGGGTTAGTCGGGACCTAAGCCGAGGCCGATAGGCGTAGGCGATGGACAACAGGTTGATATTCCTGTACCACCAACACATCGTTTGAGTAATGGGGGGACGCAGGAGGATAGGAGAGCACGCCGTTGGTTGCGCGTGTTTAAGCAGTTAGGCAGGAAATGAGGTAAATCCCGTTTCCGCGTAAGCTGAGCTGTGATGACGAGGGAAAATAGTACCGAAGTCTTTGATTCCACACTGCCAAGAAAAGCCTCTAGCGAGATGCAAGGTGCCCGTACCGCAAACCGACACAGGTAGGCGAGGAGAGAATCCTAAGGTGAGCGAGTGAACTCTCGTTAAGGAACTCGGCAAAATGACCCCGTAACTTCGGGAGAAGGGGTGCTCTATTAGGGTGCAAGCCCGAGAGAGCCGCAGTGAATAGGCCCAGGCGACTGTTTAGCAAAAACACAGGTCTCTGCGAAACCGTAAGGTGAAGTATAGGGGCTGACACCTGCCCGGTGCTGGAAGGTTAAGAGGAGTGCTTAGCGCAAGCGAAGGTGCGAATTGAAGCCCCAGTAAACGGCGGCCGTAACTATAACGGTCCTAAGGTAGCGAAATTCCTTGTCGGGTAAGTTCCGACCCGCACGAAAGGTGCAACGATCTGGGCACTGTCTCAACGAGAGACTCGGTGAAATTATAGTACCTGTGAAGATGCAGGTTACCCGCGACAGGACGGAAAGACCCCGTGGAGCTTTACTGCAGCCTGATATTGAATTTTGGCACAGCTTGTACAGGATAGGTAGGAGCCTTAGAAACCGGAGCGCCAGCTTCGGTGGAGGCATTGGTGGGATACTACCCCCGCTGTGTTGAACTTCTAACCCGCACCCCTGATCGGGGTGGGAGACAGTGTCAGGCAGGCAGTTTGACTGGGGCGGTCGCCTCCTAAAGAGTAACGGAGGCGCCCAAAGGTTCCCTCAGAATGGTTGGAAATCATTCGAAGAGTGTAAAGGCATAAGGGAGCTTGACTGCGAGACCTACAAGTCGAGCAGGGTCGAAAGACGGGCTTAGTGATCCGGTGGTTCCGCATGGAAGGGCCATCGCTCAACGGATAAAAGCTACCCCGGGGATAACAGGCTTATCTCCCCCAAGAGTCCACATCGACGGGGAGGTTTGGCACCTCGATGTCGGCTCATCGCATCCTGGGGCTGTAGTCGGTCCCAAGGGTTGGGCTGTTCGCCCATTAAAGCGGTACGCGAGCTGGGTTCAGAACGTCGTGAGACAGTTCGGTCCCTATCCGTCGTGGGCGCAGGAAATTTGAGAGGAGCTGTCCTTAGTACGAGAGGACCGGGATGGACGCACCGCTGGTGTACCAGTTGTCATGCCAATGGCATCGCTGGGTAGCTATGTGCGGACGGGATAAGTGCTGAAAGCATCTAAGCATGAAGCCCCCCTCAAGATGAGATTTCCCACACGCAAGTGGTAAGATCCCTGAAAGATGATCAGGTAGATAGGTTCGAGGTGGAAGCATGGTGACATGTGCAGCTGACGAATACTAATCGATCGAGGACTTAACCAATATAAGAAAGTGGAAGCGACTGGTCAGCTTTGAGAGCTGGTGGAAGCCTGGATGGGTGAGACGTTAGTCTCATACAGACAGGGTGAAGCAGCCGAAAAGCTAGGAGCTGAAACTGGACTAGGTTGATTCTCGGAATCCCTTACTTTGATGAACGTATCCAGTTTTGAAGGTGCGAAAAAAGTGTTGCTTTTGCCTTTGAAAAGTGTTATGATAGTACTTGTCGCCGAGTTGCGATATAGTCTAGTGATGATAGCGAAGAGGTCACACCCGTTCCCATGCCGAACACGGAAGTTAAGCTCTTCAGCGCCGATGGTAGTTGGGGGGTTCCCCCTGTGAGAGTAGGACGTCGCTAGGCAATATTCCACAGTAGCTCAGTGGTAGAGCAATCGGCTGTTAACCGATCGGTCGTAGGTTCGAGTCCTACCTGTGGAGCCATGGAGAGCTGTCCGAGAGGTCGAAGGAGCACGATTGGAAATCGTGTAGGCGGCTACCGCTGTCTCAAGGGTTCGAATCCCTTGCTCTCCGCCATTGCATACTGGCCCGTTGGTCAAGTGGTTAAGACACCGCCCTTTCACGGCGGTAACACGGGTTCGAATCCCGTACGGGTCACCATTTAAACTTTATTCCCATGGAGAATTAGCTCAGCTGGGAGAGCATCTGCCTTACAAGCAGAGGGTCGGCGGTTCGAGCCCGTCATTCTCCACCATTCTTCTTAATTTTATATCGTCGCGGGGTGGAGCAGTTCGGTAGCTCGTCGGGCTCATAACCCGAAGGTCGCAGGTTCAAATCCTGCCCCCGCAATTATCTGGTCCCGTGGTGTAGCGGTTAACATGCCTGCCTGTCACGCAGGAGATCGCCGGTTCGATCCCGGTCGGGACCGCCATTTTTCAACTCACAGTTGAAAAATACTAATTTACATAGTAAGATAGAAAATGCTTAATTATTTGGCTTTGTAGCTCAGTTGGTAGAGCAATGGACTGAAAATCCATGTGTCGGCGGTTCGATTCCGTCCAAAGCCACCATGTGTTGCCGGTGTAGCTCAACTGGTAGAGCAACTGACTTGTAATCAGTAGGTTGGGGGTTCAAGTCCTCTTGCCGGCACCATTCATATGGAGGGGTAGCGAAGTGGCTAAACGCGGCGGACTGTAAATCCGCTCCTTCGGGTTCGGCAGTTCGAATCTGCCCCCCTCCACCATTCATAGGGGCATAGTTTAAAGGTAGAACAGAGGTCTCCAAAACCTCCGGTGTGGGTTCGATTCCTACTGCCCCTGCCAATTTTAAAATAATATTACGGCGATTGTGGCGAAGTGGTTAACGCACCGGATTGTGGTTCCGGCATTCGTGGGTTCGATTCCCATCAGTCGCCCCATATATTGGGCTATAGCCAAGCGGTAAGGCAACGGACTTTGACTCCGTCATGCGTTGGTTCGAATCCAGCTAGCCCAGCCATTTTTTTGCGGGAGTAGTTCAGTGGTAGAACACCACCTTGCCAAGGTGGGGGTCGCGAGTTCGAATCTCGTCTTCCGCTCCATTTTTTATTTTCGGCGGTATAGCCAAGTGGTAAGGCACGGGTCTGCAAAACCCTTATCACCGGTTCGAGTCCGGTTACCGCCTCCAAAATATTAAATAATAGCGATTTGTAATACGTGCATGCGTATGATAAGATTCATACTAACATGCCGATGTGGCGGAATTGGCAGACGCGCACGACTCAAAATCGTGTTCCTTCGGGAGTGCCGGTTCGACCCCGGCCATCGGTACCAGCATACGCGGGTGTAGTTTAGTGGTAAAACCTCAGCCTTCCAAGCTGATGTCGTGAGTTCGATTCTCATCACCCGCTCCAACATACATAACCAACGCAGTGTTTCGTTTAACTAAAACGAAGCGTTGCGTTTTTTTATGTATTTAACCAAAATTAAAAAGCCCCGTGTATGAGGCTTTTTGATAGAGTAAATCCTGATGATATAATACACTTAAACAATTTTAGAGGTGGCAGTGCCGCCATTAACCTGGATGAACATATGCTTTAAAGAATCAAGCAGCTTTTCCTGATCCTCAGCTGGGAGGGAAGGTCTGAAGTAGACAATGTGTATTGCTTCAGTCGTCTCTCTGCTTACCGCTGTTCTGACTGAGTCAACGCTTGGGCTGCCGAATGGTCCAAGGTCATCCGAAGCGATTATCAGGTTTTCAGCAGAATTTTCTCTGCCATTTAAGCCTTTAAACTGTTCGTCTTTGCTGCCGACTCGGATTTCAACTGAACCGCTGATATTTTGAGCATCATATATACCAAGTGGTGTTTCGTATTGCAGTGAAAAGAAGTTATTCAGGTCAACTGCTGAATTTGCACTTGGCAGATAGTTTTGTTTTGATATTCTTCTTAACAGTGCTTCTGTGCTGGGTCTGTACCTGTTGGGATCTTTCCCGATCTGCTTGAATAATTGTCTCCATTCAGCTATGCCCTCAAAGTCAGCCGGCTTTTTATCTTTCAGGTCAAAAAAGAGTGATTCCTGAAATAATTGAAGCCGTCCTTTAAGCATCTGAGGGGATTCGCTGACGGTGACATTTCGATAATGAATAATGCCAAATGAATAATCTGATAGTGATGAATGAACTGAGACTTCCATACGGTCAACTCCTTTTGTATGCACTCAGTTTAACATTTTCGTATAGAAAGGGGGATTAGAATGAATTATGATGCGTTAAAACAGGAAATTATTGATCATGCTGATGAACTTGGCATTGATAAGATCGGATTTACGAGTGCGGATTTCTTTTCTGATCTGAAAGGAAGGCTGATGAGACAGGAAGCACTGAATTATCAGTCGGGATTTGAAGAAAAGGATATCGATAAGCGTGTAACCCCTTCATTGTTAATGCATGAG
This region of Jeotgalibacillus malaysiensis genomic DNA includes:
- a CDS encoding phenylalanine-tRNA ligase — protein: MEVSVHSSLSDYSFGIIHYRNVTVSESPQMLKGRLQLFQESLFFDLKDKKPADFEGIAEWRQLFKQIGKDPNRYRPSTEALLRRISKQNYLPSANSAVDLNNFFSLQYETPLGIYDAQNISGSVEIRVGSKDEQFKGLNGRENSAENLIIASDDLGPFGSPSVDSVRTAVSRETTEAIHIVYFRPSLPAEDQEKLLDSLKHMFIQVNGGTATSKIV